ACGCGAAGTCTAACCGCCCGCCGATCTCGACACCGAATTCGAGAGCCGTGACGGTGCAGTCCGAGAAGTCGACGTTGTCGTTCACTCGCAACGCGTTCCAGTACACTTCTCCACCGAACGAGACGTGGTCGCAGACGACGTTCCGTCCCACTCTGGTTTCGACCATCCGAAACGGCGACTCCGGAGTGAATCGCGCTCCAGACAGTGTGAGTGTCCCCGTGATGGCAGCACGAACGAACGACACGGTTCCGCCACTGAAGTGGGCGTTCTGGAACGAGAGGTGTGTGCTGTCGATGGTGACCGCATCGAAGTACACAGCGGCGTCGAACCGGGCGTATCCAAACTCGAGGTGGCCACCAGTGGCAGTGAACTCGGTGAAATCGACCTCGCCGTCGAATTGGCTACTCTTCGCGTCGACGCCGTGTGCGACGTGCAGGTTCGTCGCGTCGAACGTCCCGCACACGTGAAGATGGTCGAGTAAGAGTTCGGCTTCGACTGTCGAATCCCGGAGGGCGACGTCACCCTCGACCCGGCAATGTGCGAGCGACAGTCGGTCGTGATACACTGCTGCTCCAGTGTCGAGGTGGCCGCCGATGTCGGTGTGCGAGAGCCAGACCGGTCCGTCGACCGTTGCTTGTGTGAAGTCGACCTGTTCGTCGACCGTTCCCTTCCTGACCGAGATGCCGTCGCCGACGTTGACTCCTGTGGCGACGAGTGACGTGCCACTGAATCCGAACGCGTCGAGCCTCCCACCGATTCTTGCATCGAAGAGCAACCACTGACCAGCGGTCTGCAGGTGTCGACACGAGATGTCGCCACTCGTTTCGAGTCGCTGCATGGACAGCGTTCCGCCGACCGATGCCGCGTCTAACTGAAGTGGGGTCTCGATGGTCGCCTCACTGAGGTCGATGTCGTTCCGAACGATAACCTCCCGAAGGTCGACTGCGTCGTCACCACCGAGGCGTTCGCCTGCGAGATCGAGCGCGTCGAACTGTGCACCGATGAACGTCGACGGTTGGTCGGGGTCGTTTATCGCCTCGACGAGCGCTGCAGTGACTACGTCGGTGTCCTTGTCTTCGATTGCTGTGTGAAACAGACAGTAGTCGGTTTCGTCGCTCGCGGGGTGAGGACACTGCCACACTGACTCGTCTGCCGTCTGTGTGTGGTCACTCCCATCAGACCCCACGTCGTGCTCGTACGCACAGCGAAGCGACTCTCCCACGGTTACCTGCAGTTACGTGGGTTCTCACAAATACGTTGTCATGTGTGTGGATTGACTCGCTCGACTGGGCCACGACAGGTGCTGTAACTCCCACACTAGTGTTATAGTTGGGTGCTCACAGAGGCCCTCATCTCGGCACCACATTATCACCTCTCTCGACTGCTCAGGCCGGGCAGCTCAGTTGTTCACCGTCTGCGATGGTCGTCGAGAACACGACTGCAAAGCGGTGGTCGCGTTCGGGGAGGGTGACTGACTCGATGGGTACTCCCGACTGGTTGTGGAGGCAAATGGTCGTCCGGTCGTCACCGAGGTCGATAGAGTAGCCGATTATCGACGGGCGCGAGAAGTGAATCGACCGAAACGACGTGACGTCTTCCGTCGTGGTGTGGTCTGCGGGGTGTTTGAGTTCGACGAGACGGGTGTCGGTCAGTATCACCGTCATCTGGTCGTACTGACTGACCGAGTGGAGGGTCTCGTGGTCGCCAACGAACTCGTGAATCGATTCGTAAACGCTCACACGCTATCCTTCCAGCCAAGACCTATCAATGTGTTCACATGCGGTCGGTGTTCACTCACGCTATTTCGGGGGTACGTGAGGACAGGTTGTCGACATTGAATATTGCCGACGCCAAAACGGAGTACAGGTCTTACCACATGTGGACAGTAGGGAAACGTTCCGTGCATCCCATTGATGACACGATATCACGTTTCGCACGGCGTTTCCCTTTCTGCCATCGAGCCTCGCGTCACTCAGTCGTAAACAGTCTGGTATCACGGAATGTTTATATTGTAGACAATTGAAGCCGAAAATGGTCAGGCGCTTACTAGTCTCGGTGTTTCCCCCTCCCCCCACACACTGAGGCACCTGGCCGTTCTCAGAGCACCAAACACGTTTCCCCTGCCCTGGTCTGTTCTGACCAATCGAACGAGGGAATTCGTTTCTTGGGATTCGTGGATCCCACCTTCGATGCTGACGGCTCGACGTATCTCGAAGTCAATTCCGATTGGTGCAGCCATCGATGTGGTGTTGTCACACCTTCCGACAGTACCGCCTGCAACTACATCGACGCAGATACTTTGCCTATCTTGTTGTTTTGTTGCCACGAACTGTCGACGAAGATACGCTCGGTACCGTGGGTACGCTCGTCACGATGCCAACTCTCTGAGACGAAGCGTTCATTGTACGATAGAAGAACGTTGACACATGTTCGGAACGAGTGGTGTACGCGGTCCTGTGGGGGACCTGATTACACCCGAACTCGCGACGGCGCTTGGGCATGCACTCGCAGTATGTGGTTCAGAGCGTGTCGTCATCGGCCGCGATGCACGAACGACGAGTCCACTACTCGCCGATGCTGCGAGCGCGGCCCTCCGGAGTGCGGGTGTCGACGTCGTCCGTGCTGGTGAGGTGTCGACGCCGACGCTCGCACGTGGTGTCGCATGGACTGATTCGGATGCTGGACTCATGATCACTGCATCGCACAACCCACCCGAAGATAACGGATTCAAGCTGTGGGAGCCGTCGGGGCAGGCGTTTGGTGAAGACCGTCGCGACGATATCGAGCGTGCCCTCGACGCGGACGAACGGGCTCATGCACCATGGAACGCCGTCGGCAACGAGCAAGCCGACGAGCACCTCACTGCGCGACACGTCGATGCACTCTGTGATGCAGTCGATATCGACGGAGAGTGTTCGGTCGTCGTCGACCTCGGCAACGGTATGGGTGGGGCGACTGTCGAAGCCTTGCTCCGCATGGGGTGCGACGTCCAGACGCTGAACGCAGCACCCGATGGTCGCTTCCCCGGGCGGCCCAGCGAGCCCACTGCTGAGACGTGCGAGACGCTGTGTTCTGTCGTGGCGAACACCGACGCCGATATCGGGATTGCCCACGACGGCGATGCCGACCGGATGATGGCTGTCGACGAGACAGGCTCGTTCGTCGAGGGCGACGAACTCCTCGCACTGTTCGCCCGTGAGGTTGTCTCAGATGGTGAGCGTGTTGCTGCCCCTCTGAACACGAGTCTCGTCGTCGACGACGTCCTCGAAACCCAGGGCGCCTCGCTCACACGCACGAAGGTTGGTGACGTGTTCGTCGCCGAAGCGGCCCGTGACGACGACGTCGTCTTCGGTGGTGAGCCCAGTGGCGCGTGGATTTGGCCTGAAGAGACGCTCTGCCCTGATGGCCCACTCGCTGCGTGCAAACTCGTCGAACTCGTCGAACAGCGCGGGTCACTCGCTGCGCAGCGTGACGCGTTGGCGGCGTACCCACTCCGGCGAACGAGTGTGGAGACCGAGCAGAAGGTGGAGGTCATGGCCAGTGTTCGTGACGCACTGTTGCGGACGTACGATACTGACCAAGTCTCGACGCTCGATGGCGTGCGTGTCGAACTCAACGATGGGTGGTTCCTCGTTCGTGCCAGTGGAACACAACCGCTCGTCCGGTTGACTGCCGAAGCACGTGACGAACAGCGGGCAGACGAGTTGTTGGCTGAGGCCCGAGAGTTCGTCGAAGACGCTCGATAAGACGCCGACTTCGGCACCGCTTTTGGTGCTGTACACCCGTGGATTCTCCC
The genomic region above belongs to Haloferax marinisediminis and contains:
- the glmM gene encoding phosphoglucosamine mutase; protein product: MFGTSGVRGPVGDLITPELATALGHALAVCGSERVVIGRDARTTSPLLADAASAALRSAGVDVVRAGEVSTPTLARGVAWTDSDAGLMITASHNPPEDNGFKLWEPSGQAFGEDRRDDIERALDADERAHAPWNAVGNEQADEHLTARHVDALCDAVDIDGECSVVVDLGNGMGGATVEALLRMGCDVQTLNAAPDGRFPGRPSEPTAETCETLCSVVANTDADIGIAHDGDADRMMAVDETGSFVEGDELLALFAREVVSDGERVAAPLNTSLVVDDVLETQGASLTRTKVGDVFVAEAARDDDVVFGGEPSGAWIWPEETLCPDGPLAACKLVELVEQRGSLAAQRDALAAYPLRRTSVETEQKVEVMASVRDALLRTYDTDQVSTLDGVRVELNDGWFLVRASGTQPLVRLTAEARDEQRADELLAEAREFVEDAR